The following nucleotide sequence is from Glycine max cultivar Williams 82 chromosome 9, Glycine_max_v4.0, whole genome shotgun sequence.
gttagatctaaaaatattaaaaataataaattaaaagagataaaaacttaaattatatcgtttagttaatattaaaaatagaaaagatatataatacccatgttaagaatatatttgaattttaaaaaatataaatatttacttatagCTTATTATATACTTAAcatgataaatttatcatatcttataaacacaaaagcaacaaattataagataattattctATCTATCGTATTCTAATAGATTTAAACGTAaacgtttatatatatatatatatatatatatatatatatatatatatatatctttagttataatttatcattattaatatctttagttataatttatctcttatctctttcacttttctttctatttgaTTGATTATTGCTGCAATTAACTTAAACCTCACCATTCTCTCTCTTGCTAATTTCCTCAGAGCCCAAACTCCTCCGTGATAATGGCCTTAGCAGTAGCAGCACCCACTCTATCATCTTTCCTTTCCAAACCGTCTTCACTCCTTTTCTACACTCACCCTTTCCCCAAAACCCCCACTCTCCCTCTCCAGCTCGTTTTCTCCAAAAACCCGATTTCCGATACTGTGGGAAGCTACGACGATGATAAGCCGCGCGAGGAATGCGGCGTGGTTGGCATATACGGTGACCCGGAGGCCTCGCGGCTCTGCTACCTTGCCCTGCATGCGCTCCAGCATCGCGGCCAAGAAGGCGCCGGAATCGTAACCGTCCACAACAATGTCCTCCAACCACCCATCACTGGCATGGGCCTGGTCTCCGAAGTTTTCAACCAATCAAAGCTTGACCAGCTCCCTGGCAACCTCGCCATCGGCCACGTCCGCTACTCCACCGCCGGCCAGTCCATGCTCAAAAACGTCCAGCCCTTCGTCGCCGGCTACCGCTTCGGCTCCGTCGGCCTGGCCCACAACGGCAACCTCGTCAACTATAAGACTCTCCGAACCAACCTCGAGGACAGCGGCTCCATCTTCAACACCTCCTCCGACACCGAGGTTGTCCTCCACCTCATCGCCACCTCCAAACACGGACCCTTCATTCTGCGAGTTGTTGACGCCTGTGAAAAGCTAAAAGGGGCTTATTCTTTTGTCTTCGTCACCGAGGACAAACTTGTCGCCGTGCGCGACCCTTTCGGGTTCAGGCCTTTGGTTATGGGAAGGAGGAGAAGCAACGGTGCCGTAGTTTTCACTTCTGAAACTTGTGCTCTTGACCTAATTGAAGCGACTTATGAGAGGGAGGTTTACCCTGGTGAGGTTATCGTGGTGGATAAAAACGGTATTCAGAGTATGCAGCTCATGTCGTCTTCTCATCCGAAACAACAGTGCATATTTGA
It contains:
- the LOC100797730 gene encoding amidophosphoribosyltransferase, chloroplastic, with product MALAVAAPTLSSFLSKPSSLLFYTHPFPKTPTLPLQLVFSKNPISDTVGSYDDDKPREECGVVGIYGDPEASRLCYLALHALQHRGQEGAGIVTVHNNVLQPPITGMGLVSEVFNQSKLDQLPGNLAIGHVRYSTAGQSMLKNVQPFVAGYRFGSVGLAHNGNLVNYKTLRTNLEDSGSIFNTSSDTEVVLHLIATSKHGPFILRVVDACEKLKGAYSFVFVTEDKLVAVRDPFGFRPLVMGRRRSNGAVVFTSETCALDLIEATYEREVYPGEVIVVDKNGIQSMQLMSSSHPKQQCIFEHVYFSRPNSVVFGRSVYETRRKFGEILATESPVEECDVVIAVPDSGVVSAIGFAAKAGVPYEVGLIRSQNVARTFIAPSQEIRDIGVKLKLWPVRAVLEGKSVTVVDDSIVRGTTSSKIVRLLREAGAKEVHMRIASPPIIASCYYGVDTPNSQELISSKMSVEEIRDFIGADSLAFLSFDSLKTLLGTQSPNFCYACFSGNYPLDPSET